One window from the genome of Candidatus Effluviviaceae Genus V sp. encodes:
- a CDS encoding YggT family protein — protein sequence MFVLANFVAALATILDILLLLYMIALFAVVVISWFAPASRHPFVMFLRMVTYPVLNRLRRAFPFLVQGGFDLTPIVLFFIIYFVQRFLVRSLYDLAARLS from the coding sequence ATGTTCGTGCTTGCCAACTTCGTGGCCGCGCTGGCGACGATCCTCGACATTCTGCTCCTGCTCTACATGATCGCGCTCTTCGCGGTTGTAGTGATCTCATGGTTCGCGCCGGCGTCGCGACACCCGTTCGTGATGTTCCTGCGCATGGTCACGTATCCGGTACTCAACCGACTGCGGCGTGCGTTCCCGTTCCTCGTGCAGGGCGGGTTCGATCTCACGCCCATCGTGCTGTTCTTCATCATCTACTTCGTGCAGCGGTTCCTTGTGCGCTCGCTGTACGACCTCGCGGCGCGTCTGTCGTAA